The following are encoded in a window of Halorarum salinum genomic DNA:
- a CDS encoding ATP-binding protein — translation MGRSRSGVIGSLIHVEGVAILLLAGLHVVLDADPLLSELAEASILLVFALACFAVGHRVRAGSVPAGDVLRIVSIGLAAGVVVGLLATLFVVVRRLTAEPTPEAWFVLSIGWSLGASSGTLVGYYVTRVEQERAEQELLSKRLTILQRVLRHNIRNEVTVLRGLGENLAESTSEPETRETLETVNGHVDRVYRLSEKSQLLSELWKDGGTEVLDLAGVVRRELAEFRRSNPEVSVSADVPERAPVRTNPHLPTAVSEALDNAARHNAGERLDLSVSVASDVDADGLRTVEIVDDGSSIPEEELRVLSRSHELPLQHVTGLGLWVIYWVVDASGGEVTFRNLEPSGVSVRMRLPAARERSGRAGG, via the coding sequence ATGGGACGATCCAGGTCGGGCGTGATCGGTTCGCTCATCCACGTCGAGGGGGTGGCGATCCTGCTTCTCGCCGGCCTGCACGTCGTCCTCGACGCCGACCCCCTCCTTTCGGAACTCGCCGAGGCGTCGATCCTGCTCGTGTTCGCGCTGGCGTGCTTCGCCGTGGGTCACAGAGTCCGTGCCGGGTCGGTCCCCGCGGGGGACGTGCTCAGGATCGTTTCGATCGGCCTCGCGGCCGGCGTCGTCGTCGGGTTGCTGGCCACGCTGTTCGTCGTCGTCCGACGGCTCACGGCGGAGCCGACGCCGGAGGCCTGGTTCGTCCTCTCGATCGGCTGGTCGCTCGGGGCGAGTTCCGGCACGCTCGTCGGCTACTACGTCACCAGGGTGGAGCAGGAACGGGCCGAACAGGAACTGCTGTCGAAGCGGCTCACGATCCTCCAGCGCGTGTTGCGCCACAACATCCGGAACGAGGTGACGGTGCTGCGCGGTCTGGGGGAGAACCTCGCGGAGTCGACCTCGGAGCCGGAGACGAGGGAGACGCTCGAGACGGTCAACGGACACGTCGACCGGGTGTACCGGCTCTCCGAGAAGAGCCAGCTGCTCTCGGAACTCTGGAAGGACGGCGGGACGGAGGTCCTCGACCTCGCGGGCGTCGTCCGCCGGGAGCTCGCCGAGTTTCGGCGGTCGAACCCGGAGGTGTCCGTCTCCGCGGACGTCCCCGAACGGGCGCCCGTCCGGACGAACCCCCACCTCCCGACGGCGGTCTCGGAGGCGCTCGACAACGCCGCCCGACACAACGCGGGCGAGCGGCTGGACCTCTCGGTCTCGGTCGCGTCGGACGTCGACGCGGACGGCCTCCGAACCGTCGAGATCGTCGACGACGGGTCGAGCATCCCGGAGGAGGAGCTCAGGGTCCTCTCGCGGTCCCACGAACTCCCGCTCCAGCACGTCACCGGGCTCGGGCTCTGGGTCATCTACTGGGTCGTGGACGCCTCCGGCGGCGAGGTGACGTTCAGGAACCTGGAGCCGTCGGGCGTCTCGGTCCGGATGCGGCTGCCGGCCGCGCGGGAGCGGTCCGGTCGAGCGGGCGGGTGA
- a CDS encoding HVO_0649 family zinc finger protein has translation MAAAGTRGTTPLDRYRDRLRGTERCGACGTAEAAGEWTTRYRDGRLVYRRVCPRCGGIERREFRL, from the coding sequence ATGGCAGCCGCAGGCACCCGCGGGACGACCCCGCTCGACCGCTACCGCGACCGCCTCCGCGGCACCGAGCGCTGCGGCGCGTGCGGGACCGCGGAAGCGGCCGGCGAGTGGACGACCCGATACCGCGACGGTCGGCTCGTGTATCGGCGCGTCTGTCCCCGATGTGGCGGGATCGAGCGGCGGGAGTTCCGGCTCTGA
- a CDS encoding DUF3194 domain-containing protein, which translates to MAAEPTDERVVEVASEAAEGVVLSRYRQADLVDFDVTITFEDGVLEVDVYVNPPADADADADEVADEAARAARDAVDELFGE; encoded by the coding sequence ATGGCCGCGGAACCGACCGACGAGCGCGTCGTCGAGGTCGCCTCCGAGGCCGCGGAGGGCGTCGTCCTCTCGCGGTACCGGCAGGCCGACCTCGTCGACTTCGACGTGACGATTACGTTCGAGGACGGCGTGCTCGAGGTGGACGTGTACGTCAACCCGCCGGCCGACGCGGACGCGGACGCCGACGAGGTCGCGGACGAAGCGGCCCGGGCGGCCCGCGACGCGGTCGACGAACTGTTCGGCGAGTAG
- a CDS encoding prefoldin subunit beta, translating to MQGNLPPEAQEKIEELQDLQEQAQQLAEQKQATENSLTESKTALEALEEIDEGTPMYREVGELLVETEYDEAYEDLEEKVDTLEMRAERFSKQEERVQEQFEDLQTELQQMLQGGAGGGPAGMGPGGAGGA from the coding sequence ATGCAGGGCAATCTGCCGCCGGAAGCACAGGAGAAGATCGAGGAGCTACAGGACCTGCAGGAGCAGGCCCAGCAGCTCGCCGAGCAGAAGCAGGCGACCGAGAACTCCCTCACGGAGTCGAAGACGGCGCTCGAGGCGCTCGAGGAGATCGACGAGGGCACCCCGATGTACCGCGAGGTCGGCGAACTCCTCGTGGAGACGGAGTACGACGAGGCGTACGAGGACCTCGAGGAGAAGGTCGACACCCTCGAGATGCGGGCCGAGCGCTTCTCGAAGCAGGAGGAGCGCGTCCAGGAGCAGTTCGAGGACCTCCAGACCGAACTCCAGCAGATGCTGCAGGGCGGCGCGGGCGGCGGCCCGGCCGGGATGGGCCCCGGCGGCGCGGGCGGCGCGTAA
- a CDS encoding KEOPS complex subunit Pcc1, with protein sequence MCADAPEYAHGAVLRFPYPDQRRARDVHDAVAVEVGEVDDDRSRATVSRDGSTVAVRIRARDLVALRAGTNTWARLVGVAEDAIDAAAGAGPE encoded by the coding sequence ATGTGCGCGGACGCCCCCGAGTACGCCCACGGCGCGGTTCTGCGCTTCCCCTACCCCGACCAGCGCCGCGCACGCGACGTCCACGACGCCGTCGCCGTCGAGGTCGGCGAGGTGGACGACGACCGCTCGCGGGCGACCGTCTCCCGGGACGGATCGACCGTCGCGGTGCGGATCCGCGCGCGGGACCTCGTCGCCCTCCGCGCGGGGACGAACACCTGGGCGCGGCTCGTCGGCGTCGCCGAGGACGCGATCGACGCGGCGGCCGGGGCGGGCCCGGAGTGA
- a CDS encoding DNA-directed RNA polymerase subunit P yields MSYKCSRCKRDVELDEYGGVRCPYCGHRVLLKERAPVVKEVDVE; encoded by the coding sequence ATGAGCTACAAGTGCTCCCGCTGCAAGCGAGACGTCGAACTCGACGAGTACGGCGGCGTCCGCTGCCCCTACTGCGGCCACCGCGTGCTCCTGAAGGAGCGCGCGCCGGTCGTGAAGGAAGTCGACGTGGAGTAG
- a CDS encoding eL43 family ribosomal protein, giving the protein MAENKARTIGSAGRFGARYGRVARRRVSEIEAEMESATVDGDSVKRVGTGIWVNEETGEQFTGGAYRPETPGGRSVRRSIRAALEGEDEAGDE; this is encoded by the coding sequence ATGGCTGAAAACAAGGCGCGAACGATCGGGAGCGCCGGGCGGTTCGGCGCCCGATACGGGCGTGTTGCCCGCAGGCGCGTCTCCGAGATCGAGGCGGAGATGGAGTCCGCGACCGTCGACGGCGACTCGGTGAAGCGCGTCGGCACCGGCATCTGGGTGAACGAGGAGACCGGCGAGCAGTTCACGGGCGGCGCCTACCGACCCGAGACGCCGGGCGGCCGCTCCGTGCGCCGCTCCATCCGCGCTGCCCTCGAGGGCGAGGACGAGGCGGGCGACGAGTAA
- a CDS encoding DUF2103 domain-containing protein, translating to MNCRRCGASLDRPGDYCLRCSTANCDVVVVEFGGDRATLTMLDTRAEDGPGERPSNASPDGDEGEVLGRTAVTTVPDDGERTARTQLRNYAGRVADEIRRKRPETVYAAGERDPLRETRAQLRHEFYRVPDDDPVEAVLARHGDPSLDVVDAAPAEKLGGAHSTLIGGRKGWRAIRSVAEHPHVKKIIPGPIDAGGSGSRTGVRAKVTRADEHGNVRLLLRNGSSVQENRVVTTAGEREVGELVREDLNDALADEEFA from the coding sequence ATGAACTGCCGGCGGTGCGGCGCGTCCCTCGATCGGCCCGGGGACTACTGTCTGCGCTGCTCGACCGCCAACTGCGACGTCGTCGTCGTCGAGTTCGGGGGGGACCGGGCGACGCTCACGATGCTCGACACACGAGCGGAGGACGGCCCGGGCGAACGCCCGTCGAACGCGTCCCCGGATGGCGACGAGGGGGAGGTCCTGGGTCGGACGGCCGTGACGACCGTCCCGGACGACGGCGAGCGGACCGCCCGGACGCAGCTCCGGAACTACGCCGGCCGCGTCGCCGACGAGATCCGCCGCAAGCGACCGGAGACGGTGTACGCGGCCGGCGAGCGGGACCCCCTCCGGGAGACCCGCGCACAGCTCCGCCACGAGTTCTACCGGGTCCCCGACGACGACCCGGTCGAGGCGGTGCTCGCGCGCCACGGCGACCCGTCGCTGGACGTCGTCGACGCGGCGCCGGCCGAGAAGCTCGGCGGCGCCCACTCGACGCTCATCGGCGGGCGGAAGGGCTGGCGGGCGATCCGTTCCGTGGCGGAGCACCCGCACGTGAAGAAGATCATCCCCGGACCCATCGACGCCGGCGGGTCCGGCTCGCGGACGGGCGTCCGCGCCAAGGTGACCCGCGCGGACGAGCACGGCAACGTCCGCCTGCTCCTCCGGAACGGGTCGAGCGTCCAGGAGAACCGCGTCGTGACGACCGCTGGCGAGCGCGAGGTGGGCGAACTCGTCCGGGAGGACCTGAACGACGCGCTGGCGGACGAGGAGTTCGCGTAG